A genomic segment from Truepera sp. encodes:
- the ruvX gene encoding Holliday junction resolvase RuvX — MALDVGDARIGLATGTVGSLLAFGRGSLTRQGTRKDVAALLAMLADEGMAAVVVGLPVRLGGEESAQTERVRRFAAELRAAGARVEFEDERLTTRIAERQVGASGLPRSRRQEKGRLDEAAAVLILESYLRRVKGQE; from the coding sequence CTGGCGCTCGACGTCGGCGACGCTCGCATCGGCCTGGCCACGGGCACGGTGGGCTCGCTGCTGGCGTTCGGCCGCGGCTCGCTCACGCGGCAGGGCACCAGGAAGGACGTGGCCGCGCTGCTGGCCATGCTGGCGGACGAGGGCATGGCCGCCGTGGTCGTGGGCCTGCCCGTGAGGCTGGGCGGCGAGGAGTCGGCCCAGACGGAACGCGTGCGCCGCTTCGCGGCCGAGCTGCGGGCCGCCGGCGCGCGCGTGGAGTTCGAGGACGAGCGCCTCACGACGCGCATCGCCGAGCGGCAGGTCGGAGCTTCGGGCCTGCCCCGCTCGCGGCGCCAGGAGAAGGGCCGCCTGGACGAGGCCGCGGCGGTGCTCATCTTGGAGTCGTACCTTCGGCGCGTGAAGGGCCAAGAGTGA
- the phnE gene encoding phosphonate ABC transporter, permease protein PhnE, with amino-acid sequence MARPAVSRPPAAGRLKTWLTLAAVAGLFVLAFQQTKFNLPALFTGAADFFRFFGRLRPDFTALPQIWGPLLQTIQIAYVATVVGSLIAIPLIFLASANTAVNPASMWVARTLLTVLRSIPDLLWAALFVAVLGLGALPGVVALTFFSIGVLAKLGSETVESIDPGPLEALRAVGAGRNRTIAFAVVPQVAATMVSYMLYVFEINVRASVVIGFVGAGGIGLLLQRYFNFFDYTGLGALIVVIFVVVLIIDGFSVWARSRLI; translated from the coding sequence GTGGCTAGGCCCGCCGTCTCACGGCCACCCGCGGCCGGGCGCCTGAAGACGTGGCTCACGCTGGCGGCGGTCGCCGGCCTGTTCGTGCTGGCCTTCCAGCAGACGAAGTTCAACCTGCCGGCCCTGTTCACCGGCGCGGCCGACTTCTTCCGCTTCTTCGGTCGCTTGCGGCCGGACTTCACGGCGCTGCCGCAGATCTGGGGGCCGCTCCTCCAGACCATCCAGATCGCGTACGTGGCGACCGTCGTCGGCAGCCTGATCGCCATCCCGCTCATCTTCCTCGCGTCGGCCAACACGGCCGTCAACCCCGCCAGCATGTGGGTCGCGCGCACGCTGCTGACGGTGCTGCGCAGCATCCCGGACCTGCTGTGGGCCGCCCTCTTCGTCGCCGTACTTGGCCTCGGCGCCCTGCCCGGCGTGGTGGCGCTGACCTTCTTCTCGATAGGCGTGCTCGCCAAGCTGGGTTCCGAGACCGTCGAGTCCATCGACCCGGGGCCCCTGGAGGCCCTCAGGGCCGTGGGCGCCGGCCGCAACCGCACCATCGCCTTCGCCGTCGTCCCGCAAGTGGCGGCCACCATGGTTTCTTACATGCTTTACGTCTTCGAGATCAACGTGAGGGCGAGCGTCGTCATCGGCTTCGTGGGCGCCGGCGGCATCGGGCTGCTGCTGCAGCGTTACTTCAACTTCTTCGACTACACCGGCCTGGGGGCACTGATCGTCGTGATCTTCGTCGTCGTTCTCATCATCGACGGGTTCAGCGTCTGGGCCCGGTCGCGGCTCATCTAG
- a CDS encoding alpha/beta hydrolase codes for MRALSSVWRAVKVAVVLGAGAAFGQGGDAPAPLQFDILVGGNTVGEAGMALVREEDGTRSHGTAKVASGFDLSDVLVTDATGAAKSYHLQGTVHGTEVVIDVTFSATSADFAIEQGGQKQNVSLPLTGPVHVLDNNFIDGYQVLVDQVLKDGVGKTFDIIVPQVAMLGTFELAAPVDDTVSYGGEDVRVRRLGGTLRVGPQSIDAAAYVDDGGDILVLTTTPGNVRMERRQAGEASGAAATTVGSDRAGVTAALAAAAPCLVERELSVSSTGATLVGKLTLPKAAADGSGPAAPTLLLLPGSGAADLDGNAPPLLTNSGYEQLAYGLACRGFGVLRALKLGVPPSTGDGNAVTIETYAQNAADWLAALTRQQGVDARRLGLIGHSEGGIIALYATARGYVSPRALVLIAAPGRPLDVLAREQLLEGDKRSGATEEQLATLGRQIDEAFAAIKSSSGTALKPTPELADNPVAAMFAHAAGLLRSEFAVDPQVAARGVEVPVAVIQGRKDLLVKVTDAELLAAGAPHATLFLLDDLTHNLVDTAGPAASLPLPGPDAVISPTLVQVIATYLAGNLHRGP; via the coding sequence ATGCGAGCACTTTCGAGTGTTTGGCGAGCCGTCAAGGTTGCCGTGGTCCTGGGAGCCGGCGCGGCCTTCGGCCAGGGCGGCGACGCTCCGGCGCCGCTGCAGTTCGACATCCTCGTCGGCGGCAATACCGTCGGGGAGGCCGGGATGGCGCTAGTGCGCGAGGAAGACGGCACCCGGTCACACGGCACCGCCAAGGTGGCGAGCGGCTTCGACCTCTCCGACGTGCTCGTCACCGATGCCACCGGCGCAGCCAAGAGTTATCACCTCCAAGGGACCGTTCACGGGACCGAGGTGGTCATCGACGTCACCTTCAGCGCCACCAGCGCCGACTTCGCCATCGAGCAGGGGGGCCAGAAGCAGAACGTCTCCTTGCCGTTGACCGGCCCCGTTCACGTGCTCGACAACAACTTCATCGATGGCTACCAGGTCCTCGTCGACCAGGTATTGAAGGATGGGGTCGGCAAGACGTTCGACATCATCGTGCCGCAAGTGGCGATGCTCGGCACCTTCGAGCTCGCTGCGCCCGTCGACGACACCGTCAGTTACGGGGGCGAGGACGTGAGAGTCCGGCGCTTGGGCGGCACCCTGAGGGTCGGGCCGCAGAGCATCGACGCGGCCGCCTACGTCGACGACGGGGGAGACATCCTGGTCCTGACCACCACGCCGGGCAACGTGCGCATGGAGCGCAGGCAGGCGGGCGAGGCCAGTGGTGCCGCGGCAACCACGGTGGGGTCCGACCGGGCCGGGGTGACCGCGGCCCTGGCCGCCGCCGCCCCTTGCCTCGTAGAGCGAGAGCTGAGCGTGAGCAGCACCGGGGCCACCCTGGTCGGCAAGCTGACGCTGCCGAAGGCCGCCGCCGACGGCAGCGGCCCGGCGGCGCCGACGCTGCTGCTACTGCCCGGTTCGGGCGCCGCCGACCTGGATGGCAACGCGCCGCCGCTGCTCACCAACAGCGGCTATGAGCAGCTCGCCTACGGCCTCGCGTGCCGCGGCTTCGGCGTGCTGCGGGCCTTGAAGCTGGGAGTCCCGCCCTCGACCGGCGACGGCAACGCGGTCACCATCGAGACCTACGCCCAGAACGCGGCCGACTGGCTGGCGGCCCTGACGCGTCAGCAAGGGGTGGACGCTCGACGCCTGGGCCTCATCGGGCACTCCGAGGGCGGCATCATCGCGCTCTACGCCACCGCGCGCGGCTACGTGAGCCCCCGGGCCCTGGTGCTGATCGCCGCCCCCGGCAGGCCGCTCGACGTTCTGGCCCGCGAACAGCTGCTCGAAGGCGACAAGCGAAGCGGCGCCACCGAGGAGCAACTGGCCACCCTCGGTCGCCAGATCGACGAGGCCTTCGCGGCCATAAAGTCCTCGAGCGGCACGGCCCTGAAGCCGACGCCCGAACTCGCCGACAACCCGGTTGCGGCCATGTTCGCCCACGCCGCCGGGCTCCTCAGGAGCGAGTTCGCCGTCGATCCGCAGGTGGCGGCGCGCGGCGTCGAGGTGCCCGTGGCCGTCATCCAGGGCAGGAAGGATCTCTTGGTGAAGGTGACGGACGCGGAGTTACTTGCCGCCGGGGCGCCCCACGCCACGCTGTTCCTCCTGGATGACCTGACGCACAACCTCGTCGACACCGCCGGACCGGCGGCGTCGTTGCCGCTGCCCGGCCCTGACGCGGTCATCTCGCCGACGCTCGTGCAGGTCATCGCCACCTACCTGGCCGGCAACCTGCACCGGGGCCCCTGA
- the phnE gene encoding phosphonate ABC transporter, permease protein PhnE — MTGSLQETRLKIPPAPAHVRRNRNLLALGGLLMVALFVLALVTMDLPAWSRVVRGLQNNAAPLLRGLIRPDTGVFRLAWDSMVVTFFMAFLGTALGATLAFPLSFLASGNLLGGTRWALPGKAVLVAVRTFPEIVLAVIFVAAAGPGPTAGIMAMGIHSIGYLGKVFSDVIEGIDQGPMEAIRAAGGNQLETFLYAVVPQVLPEFASNVLYRLEINLRSAAVLGMVGAGGIGLPLIQRLQFRRWAEVSMIIIVIVGFIIVVDAVSSRIRRRLV, encoded by the coding sequence ATGACGGGCAGCCTCCAAGAGACGCGACTCAAGATCCCGCCGGCGCCGGCGCACGTGCGCCGCAACCGCAACCTGCTCGCGCTGGGCGGCCTCCTGATGGTGGCGCTCTTCGTGCTGGCGCTGGTGACCATGGACCTGCCCGCCTGGTCTCGCGTCGTCAGGGGTCTGCAGAACAACGCCGCACCCCTCCTGAGGGGGTTGATCCGTCCCGACACCGGCGTCTTCCGGTTGGCGTGGGACTCGATGGTCGTCACCTTCTTCATGGCCTTCCTGGGCACCGCGCTGGGCGCCACGCTCGCCTTCCCGTTATCGTTCCTGGCCTCCGGCAACCTGCTGGGCGGCACGCGCTGGGCGCTGCCCGGCAAGGCCGTGCTCGTGGCGGTGCGCACCTTCCCCGAGATCGTCCTGGCCGTCATCTTCGTGGCGGCTGCCGGGCCCGGGCCCACCGCCGGCATCATGGCGATGGGCATCCACTCCATCGGCTACCTGGGCAAGGTGTTCTCCGACGTCATCGAGGGCATCGACCAGGGCCCCATGGAGGCCATCCGCGCCGCCGGCGGCAACCAGCTGGAAACGTTCCTCTACGCCGTGGTCCCCCAGGTTCTGCCCGAGTTCGCCTCCAACGTCCTCTACCGGCTGGAGATCAACCTGCGTTCCGCGGCGGTCCTCGGCATGGTCGGCGCGGGCGGCATCGGCCTCCCCCTCATCCAGCGCCTGCAGTTCCGCCGTTGGGCCGAGGTCTCGATGATCATCATCGTGATCGTCGGGTTCATCATCGTGGTCGACGCCGTCAGTTCGCGCATCCGGCGCCGGCTCGTCTGA
- a CDS encoding Arc family DNA-binding protein has translation MAEKRRYLLRLDAGVHAAIEKWAADELRSVNSQIEYLLTDALRRAGRLRERRAADAADPEGDDEHAG, from the coding sequence ATGGCTGAGAAGAGGCGGTACCTGCTGCGGCTCGACGCCGGCGTGCACGCCGCGATCGAGAAGTGGGCCGCCGACGAGCTGCGGAGCGTCAACTCCCAGATCGAGTACCTGCTCACCGACGCCCTGCGCCGCGCAGGGCGCCTACGGGAGCGGCGCGCGGCCGACGCTGCGGACCCCGAAGGCGACGACGAACACGCAGGCTGA
- a CDS encoding MFS transporter: MATPKTVSRQAILWLSFAVFLLIGALQALYGPSFPMLRERFGIGVEAVSIVVSAQFLGSFLGIVVSGFLLRALGYKRVLLTAAGVLAVGAGAIALAPTWVLVLAGAVLGGAGAGLLNVTSNLMVAVAFSPKAAPALNLSSALFGVGAVVGPLLVTAFEPRFAPPFLFIALGALVLLPWAATIRAPEVALPELGAAPVAWTSLAGFVLLYVFYVSAEVGVTSWETEFLTPHFGARAAAFTSLYWLAIVVGRVLAAPISSRLKSHSMVLYSAGAALVFMLAAHRVESAPLAFVLVGLSLAPIFPTTLAWLTEVFPQRAEQVTPVVVAAANLGPALTAPLIGRVVQADGPQVIPTALSGLVLLLLLTVVWLWFRTRGRA; this comes from the coding sequence ATGGCGACCCCGAAAACCGTTTCCCGCCAGGCCATCTTGTGGTTGAGCTTCGCGGTGTTCCTCCTCATCGGGGCGCTCCAGGCGCTCTACGGCCCGTCGTTTCCCATGCTCCGGGAGCGTTTCGGGATCGGGGTCGAGGCCGTGAGCATCGTGGTGAGCGCACAGTTCCTGGGTTCTTTCCTCGGCATCGTGGTCTCGGGTTTCCTGCTGCGGGCGCTGGGTTACAAGCGCGTGCTGTTGACGGCCGCCGGCGTACTGGCGGTCGGCGCGGGCGCCATAGCCCTCGCGCCAACGTGGGTCCTGGTACTGGCGGGCGCCGTCCTGGGCGGTGCCGGGGCCGGGCTCCTCAACGTCACGTCCAACCTCATGGTGGCGGTGGCCTTCAGTCCGAAGGCGGCTCCCGCCCTGAACCTGAGCAGCGCCCTGTTCGGCGTCGGGGCCGTGGTGGGGCCCCTGCTCGTGACCGCCTTCGAGCCGCGCTTCGCGCCGCCCTTCTTGTTCATTGCCCTGGGCGCCCTGGTGCTCCTGCCGTGGGCGGCTACCATCCGTGCGCCCGAGGTCGCGCTCCCCGAGCTAGGCGCGGCGCCCGTCGCCTGGACCAGCCTGGCCGGGTTCGTGCTCCTCTACGTCTTCTACGTGTCGGCCGAGGTCGGCGTCACGTCGTGGGAGACGGAGTTCCTGACACCGCACTTCGGGGCGCGGGCGGCGGCCTTCACGTCGCTGTACTGGCTGGCGATCGTGGTCGGCCGCGTGCTGGCGGCACCCATATCCTCGCGCCTCAAGTCGCACTCGATGGTCCTGTACAGCGCCGGCGCGGCGCTGGTCTTCATGCTGGCGGCGCACCGGGTGGAGTCGGCGCCGCTCGCCTTCGTGCTTGTGGGCCTGAGCCTGGCCCCGATCTTCCCGACGACGCTCGCCTGGCTCACCGAGGTGTTCCCTCAGCGGGCCGAACAGGTCACGCCGGTGGTGGTCGCGGCGGCCAACCTGGGCCCCGCGCTGACCGCCCCGCTGATCGGCCGCGTGGTGCAGGCCGATGGCCCGCAGGTCATACCGACGGCCCTGTCTGGGCTGGTCCTGTTGCTCCTGCTGACGGTGGTGTGGCTCTGGTTCCGTACCCGAGGTCGAGCCTGA
- the mltG gene encoding endolytic transglycosylase MltG → MTQEPTPKRAGRNWAIALLVLVVLVAAGLSAVRFVLSPVSATHAPVEFEVLPGWGGARVAQALEDAGLVRSGLAFELLLRATGLDRKVGEGLYDLSPDMSSRQLAAALAAGGRPRTVRIVVPEGWRAAAVVARLAANGLGELPELEALVRSPGELAPPWLSADDSLEGYLFPASYDLPVHSTASQALGAMVERFEAEVTEPVVRRLASEELRVRDWVTLASMVQAEAASDGEMPIIAGVFLNRLDEGMPLQSDPTVAYGLGKALPELSAVAGDLRKDTPWNTYTRPGLPAGPICNPGTAALLAVLSPQRLDAKGSPYLYFLHGSDGGISVFRPNTNLEAHNRDVERYLRSGRQAR, encoded by the coding sequence GTGACCCAGGAACCGACCCCGAAACGCGCCGGCCGCAACTGGGCGATCGCGCTCCTCGTTCTCGTGGTGCTCGTCGCCGCCGGCCTCAGCGCGGTGCGCTTCGTGCTCTCTCCCGTGAGCGCCACTCACGCACCCGTCGAGTTCGAGGTGCTGCCGGGTTGGGGCGGCGCCCGCGTCGCGCAGGCGCTGGAGGACGCGGGCCTGGTGCGCTCCGGCCTGGCCTTCGAGCTGCTCTTGCGCGCCACGGGCCTGGACAGAAAGGTCGGCGAGGGCCTGTACGACCTCTCGCCCGACATGAGCAGCCGCCAGCTCGCCGCCGCCCTCGCGGCCGGCGGGCGCCCGCGCACGGTGCGCATCGTGGTGCCCGAAGGCTGGCGGGCCGCGGCCGTGGTCGCCCGGTTGGCGGCCAACGGCCTGGGCGAGCTGCCGGAGCTGGAGGCGCTGGTGCGCTCACCCGGCGAGCTGGCGCCGCCGTGGCTCTCCGCCGACGACTCGCTCGAGGGTTACCTGTTCCCGGCCAGCTACGACCTACCCGTCCACTCGACGGCGTCACAGGCGCTGGGCGCGATGGTCGAGCGCTTCGAGGCGGAAGTGACGGAGCCGGTCGTCCGCAGGCTGGCTAGCGAGGAGTTGCGCGTGCGTGACTGGGTGACGCTCGCCAGCATGGTCCAGGCGGAGGCCGCGTCCGACGGCGAGATGCCGATCATCGCCGGCGTGTTCCTCAACCGCCTGGACGAGGGCATGCCCCTGCAGTCGGACCCGACCGTCGCGTATGGCTTGGGCAAGGCGCTGCCGGAACTGAGCGCGGTAGCAGGCGACCTCAGGAAGGACACGCCCTGGAACACGTACACGCGACCGGGGCTGCCCGCCGGGCCGATCTGCAACCCGGGAACCGCGGCGCTGCTCGCGGTGCTGTCACCGCAGCGCCTGGACGCGAAGGGTTCGCCGTACCTCTACTTCCTCCACGGCAGCGACGGCGGCATCTCGGTGTTCAGGCCGAACACGAACCTTGAAGCGCACAACCGGGACGTGGAGCGCTACCTGCGCAGCGGACGTCAGGCGCGCTAG
- the alaS gene encoding alanine--tRNA ligase — translation MVDGIQQINDLREKFLRFFQSRGHLVYGSASVKSDDPTLMFTSAGMVQFKPYFLGATPKFAGHEGTWHRVTTAQKCLRINDVENVGVTLRHHSFFEMLGNFSFGDYFKSEASAWAWEFATSKEYLGLDPERLFVTVYQDDDEAYTIWHEEVGVPEARISRWGESDNFWPANAVSKGPNGPCGPCSEIFYDRGPGFGTAEETGPNTGSGDRFIEFWNLVFTQFDRRDGGQLVPLPQQNIDTGLGFERLVAVMTDKEDAYATELFQPTIRRVAALSGVPYAGPKSVSHRVIADHVRAVTFAISDGVLPANDGAGYVVKMLTRRASRHAWLLGLREPVLHALVDQVVESMGEAYPEIKNGAERVKGIIHAEEEQFLRTLEAGIQRVSTILDGLDGAVLPGAVAFDLWQTYGFPLDLTREMAAERGLEVDAAGYEVARQRARELSRAGGAGRELFKAASDALGRVAERVGETTFLGYEAEEATAKVVALVTPGDDAREQDAFTEGDAGTVVLDRTPFYPEGGGQVGDAGVLEWPGGKALVSATKKSRQGLTLHQARVVRGRLAAGQAVTARVDPARRETQKHHSATHLLHAALRSVLGHHVAQAGSLVAPDRLRFDFSHPHAVTAEEQLRVEELVNRWVQSDLAVDWRVVPISEARAAGAMMLFGEKYGENVRMVKMGEVSTELCGGTHVGRTGQIGAFVIVSEEAVSAGVRRMEARVGASALRYLEELRRSQERLAALLGGKPAQLEERLLKLQADHKEALREAAQLRDRLASAQTSSGAAASEVQEAGGFSYLTALLEGLDAGALRNAADSLLAKSGADVVVLGSGGALVAKASPAAVARGANAGKLVRSVAASVGGSGGGRADMAQAGVKEPGRLAEALATVGDALASGS, via the coding sequence GTGGTAGACGGCATCCAACAGATCAACGATTTGCGCGAGAAGTTCCTGCGCTTCTTCCAGTCCCGGGGCCACCTGGTCTACGGCTCGGCGTCCGTCAAGAGCGACGACCCGACCCTCATGTTCACCAGTGCCGGGATGGTGCAGTTCAAGCCGTACTTCCTGGGTGCCACCCCCAAGTTCGCGGGCCACGAGGGCACCTGGCACCGCGTCACCACGGCGCAGAAGTGCCTGCGGATCAACGACGTCGAGAACGTCGGGGTGACGCTGCGCCACCACTCGTTCTTCGAGATGCTGGGCAACTTCTCGTTCGGCGACTACTTCAAGTCGGAGGCCTCCGCCTGGGCGTGGGAGTTCGCCACCTCGAAGGAGTACCTGGGGTTGGACCCCGAACGCCTCTTCGTGACGGTCTACCAGGACGACGACGAGGCTTACACCATTTGGCACGAAGAGGTGGGCGTGCCTGAGGCGCGCATCAGCCGCTGGGGCGAGAGCGACAACTTCTGGCCCGCCAACGCCGTGAGCAAGGGCCCCAACGGGCCGTGCGGGCCCTGTTCCGAGATCTTCTACGACCGCGGTCCCGGTTTCGGCACGGCCGAGGAGACGGGACCCAACACGGGGTCGGGCGACCGTTTCATCGAGTTCTGGAACCTCGTCTTCACGCAGTTCGACCGCCGGGACGGCGGGCAATTGGTGCCCCTGCCGCAACAGAACATCGATACCGGCCTGGGCTTCGAACGCCTCGTGGCCGTGATGACGGACAAGGAGGACGCCTACGCGACCGAGCTGTTCCAGCCGACGATCCGGCGCGTCGCCGCCCTCTCGGGCGTGCCCTACGCGGGCCCCAAGTCGGTGTCGCACCGCGTGATCGCCGACCACGTGCGCGCCGTGACGTTCGCCATCTCCGACGGCGTCCTGCCCGCCAACGACGGCGCCGGCTACGTGGTGAAGATGCTCACGCGCCGCGCCTCGCGCCACGCGTGGCTGTTGGGGCTGCGCGAGCCCGTCCTCCACGCGCTCGTCGACCAGGTGGTGGAGTCGATGGGCGAGGCGTACCCCGAGATCAAGAACGGCGCCGAGCGCGTGAAGGGCATCATCCACGCCGAGGAGGAGCAGTTCCTCAGGACCCTGGAGGCCGGGATACAGCGGGTGAGCACTATCCTCGACGGGCTCGACGGCGCCGTGCTCCCTGGAGCCGTGGCCTTCGACCTGTGGCAGACCTACGGCTTCCCCCTAGACCTCACCCGCGAGATGGCCGCGGAGCGCGGCCTCGAGGTGGACGCGGCGGGCTACGAGGTGGCCCGCCAACGAGCGCGCGAGCTCTCGAGGGCCGGCGGCGCGGGCCGCGAGCTGTTCAAGGCCGCCAGCGACGCGTTGGGCAGGGTCGCCGAGCGCGTCGGCGAGACGACGTTCCTCGGCTACGAGGCCGAGGAGGCCACCGCGAAGGTCGTGGCCCTGGTCACGCCGGGCGACGACGCGAGGGAGCAGGACGCCTTCACCGAGGGCGACGCGGGCACGGTGGTGCTCGACCGAACGCCCTTCTACCCGGAGGGCGGCGGTCAGGTGGGCGACGCCGGCGTGCTGGAGTGGCCGGGCGGCAAGGCCCTGGTGTCCGCCACCAAGAAGTCGCGGCAGGGCCTGACGCTCCACCAGGCGCGGGTCGTGCGCGGCAGGCTGGCGGCAGGACAGGCGGTCACGGCCCGCGTGGACCCCGCGCGCCGCGAGACTCAGAAGCACCACTCGGCCACGCACCTCCTGCACGCCGCGCTGCGCTCCGTGTTGGGCCATCACGTGGCCCAGGCCGGTTCGCTGGTGGCGCCCGACAGGCTGCGCTTCGACTTCTCCCACCCTCACGCGGTCACGGCCGAGGAGCAGTTGCGCGTGGAGGAACTGGTGAACCGCTGGGTGCAGTCCGACCTCGCCGTCGACTGGCGCGTCGTGCCCATCTCGGAGGCCCGCGCGGCCGGAGCGATGATGCTCTTCGGCGAGAAGTACGGCGAGAACGTGCGCATGGTGAAGATGGGCGAGGTGTCCACCGAACTCTGCGGGGGCACGCACGTGGGCCGCACCGGGCAGATCGGCGCCTTCGTCATCGTGAGCGAGGAGGCCGTGTCGGCCGGGGTCAGGCGCATGGAGGCCCGCGTCGGCGCCTCCGCGCTGCGTTACCTCGAGGAGTTGCGCCGGTCGCAGGAGCGGCTGGCCGCCTTGCTGGGCGGCAAGCCGGCGCAGCTCGAGGAGCGGCTGCTGAAGCTCCAAGCCGACCACAAGGAGGCGTTGAGAGAGGCGGCGCAGCTGCGTGACCGCCTCGCAAGCGCCCAGACGAGCTCGGGTGCGGCGGCCAGCGAGGTGCAAGAGGCCGGGGGCTTCAGCTACCTGACGGCCCTGCTCGAGGGCCTCGACGCCGGCGCCCTGCGCAACGCCGCCGACTCGCTGCTGGCCAAGAGCGGCGCCGACGTGGTGGTCTTGGGCTCGGGCGGCGCGCTGGTGGCCAAGGCATCCCCCGCCGCGGTCGCTAGGGGTGCCAACGCGGGCAAGTTGGTGCGCAGCGTGGCCGCCAGCGTTGGCGGCAGCGGCGGTGGCCGCGCCGACATGGCCCAGGCCGGCGTGAAGGAACCGGGGCGCCTCGCCGAGGCCCTCGCCACCGTGGGCGACGCGCTCGCCTCCGGCAGCTGA
- the phnC gene encoding phosphonate ABC transporter ATP-binding protein has product MGHINFENVEVVYKTGLKALKGVTLDIPRGQFVVVVGLSGAGKSTLIRTVNSLVLPSSGRVVVDGTDVTSARGRALRRARSDIGMIFQTFNLVKRSSVIRNVLAGRLGSLPAWRGVLSAFPREDLAYAHDCLDRVGIPEKAYVRADALSGGQQQRVGIARALAQNPSVMLADEPVASLDPPTSHAVMSDLKRISREDGITTVVNLHFIDMARDYADRIIGMRDGLVVFDGTPDEATDASFEEIYGRPIDDKDLRGG; this is encoded by the coding sequence CTTCGAGAACGTCGAGGTCGTTTACAAGACCGGCCTCAAGGCCCTGAAGGGCGTGACCCTGGACATACCCCGGGGTCAGTTCGTCGTCGTGGTGGGGCTTTCGGGCGCCGGCAAGTCGACGCTCATCCGCACCGTCAACAGCCTCGTCTTGCCGTCGAGCGGCCGCGTGGTGGTCGACGGCACCGACGTCACCAGCGCACGCGGCCGAGCTCTCAGGCGCGCGCGGTCCGACATCGGCATGATCTTCCAGACCTTCAACTTGGTGAAGCGCTCGAGCGTCATCCGCAACGTGCTGGCGGGCCGCCTTGGCAGCCTGCCCGCCTGGCGCGGCGTCCTCAGCGCCTTTCCCAGGGAGGACCTGGCGTACGCGCACGACTGCCTCGACCGCGTGGGCATCCCCGAGAAGGCCTACGTGCGCGCCGACGCCCTCTCGGGCGGTCAACAGCAGCGCGTGGGGATCGCACGCGCGCTCGCGCAGAACCCGTCGGTCATGCTGGCCGACGAGCCCGTCGCCAGCCTCGACCCACCCACCTCGCACGCCGTCATGTCGGACCTCAAGCGCATCAGCCGCGAGGACGGCATCACGACGGTGGTGAACCTGCACTTCATAGACATGGCCCGCGACTACGCCGACCGCATCATCGGCATGCGCGACGGTTTGGTCGTGTTCGACGGCACCCCGGACGAGGCCACCGACGCCTCCTTCGAGGAGATCTACGGCCGCCCCATAGACGACAAGGACCTGCGCGGTGGCTAG
- a CDS encoding Cof-type HAD-IIB family hydrolase: MPAPAHFDGTAPRLPSGLTLPRLIAIDIDGTILGPDKLVTPRTRAAIGAVRELGVKVVLATGRPLRTALPIAQEVGATDSVIAYNGAAMSHAGSFRVLGELELGAATEALRRIRTAAPSATLALETDSGWVLDGAAGGGPLEPVGNVAHLFHGGPPTAVGPLEDFIGGSRIKLLAVYDDEHPSRLARVLEGLDLYSTWSLPFLLEVHHAAVDKSAALAELCRLLGVKPEEVAAFGDQHNDAGMLAWAGLGVAMGNSEPEALEVADLVTASNLADGVAMVIESWLRAAPGSHEVAV, translated from the coding sequence ATGCCGGCTCCCGCTCACTTCGACGGCACCGCGCCACGCCTCCCTTCGGGGCTGACGTTGCCGCGCCTGATAGCCATCGACATCGACGGCACCATCCTCGGACCCGACAAGCTCGTGACGCCGCGCACGCGCGCCGCCATCGGCGCGGTGAGGGAGCTGGGCGTCAAGGTGGTCCTCGCTACCGGCAGGCCCTTGCGCACGGCCCTGCCCATCGCCCAGGAGGTGGGTGCGACCGACTCGGTGATCGCCTACAACGGCGCCGCCATGTCACACGCCGGGAGCTTCCGGGTCCTCGGCGAGCTCGAGCTGGGCGCGGCCACCGAGGCCCTGCGCCGCATCCGCACTGCGGCGCCGAGCGCCACCCTGGCGCTGGAGACCGACTCGGGCTGGGTGCTGGACGGCGCCGCCGGCGGCGGGCCGCTCGAGCCCGTCGGCAACGTGGCGCACCTCTTCCACGGCGGGCCACCGACGGCCGTCGGCCCGCTCGAGGATTTCATCGGCGGCTCTCGCATCAAGCTGCTGGCCGTCTACGACGACGAGCACCCGTCGCGGCTGGCGCGGGTGCTGGAGGGCCTCGACCTCTACTCCACCTGGAGCCTGCCGTTCCTCCTCGAGGTCCACCACGCGGCCGTCGACAAGAGCGCCGCCCTGGCGGAGTTGTGCCGGCTGCTCGGGGTGAAGCCCGAGGAAGTGGCCGCCTTCGGCGACCAACACAACGACGCCGGCATGCTCGCCTGGGCGGGCCTCGGCGTGGCCATGGGCAACTCCGAGCCGGAGGCGCTGGAGGTCGCGGACTTGGTGACGGCCAGCAACCTAGCGGACGGGGTCGCAATGGTGATAGAGAGCTGGTTGCGGGCCGCACCCGGCAGCCACGAGGTGGCGGTCTGA